A stretch of DNA from Bacteroidales bacterium:
ATATCAGCTTTTATTTTTCTGAGAGTTTTTTTTACGGAATATTCAAACCATAAATAATACAAAAACGGGTGCCTGGCTTGGGGGCCAACGACAACAGGTATTATATTTTCTGAAAATATAAATTGTTTATCGAAAGACCTGTCAAAAATAAAATAAAAGGTATGTTCTTGATGTTTTTGAGTTATTCTTTTTAAGGTTTCGTAAGTAAACCAGCCTATACCCTCTAATTTCCCGGGTAATAATAAGCGTGTATTAACAGCAATATTCACAAAAACAGTACTTAATTGTCGATATTGTATTCTTTGATTTTCCGGTATAGTGTTCTTTCAGAAATTCCAAGTTCACGTGCGGCATTTTTACGTTTGCCACGATGTTTGTCCAAAGCTTTTTTTATAAGGTCGACTTCGCGGTCCTGAATAGAAAGAGACTCTTCATAAATCTCAGGGCTCTGAATAGGTTCTGCGATATAGGTTTCAGGAGTATTGATTTTTAATGAGGAATTTTTATTTTCAATAGGTATATAATCGTGTTCTAAGTCTTTCAGAAACTGATTTTTTAAGTCCTGCATTTTTACCGGGATATTATCTTCTTTCATAATCTCTGCAACAAGTTGTTTAAGCTCCGTAATGTCTTTACGCATCTCGAATAGCACACGATATAAAATATCTCTTTCGGAAATTTCCATTTTATCGCCCTGAGTTTTCATTAAAACTGGAAGTTTACTTGAACTAACCTGTGGTAAATATCTTGTAAGGGTTTCAATATCTATTTTTCGCTGTTTTTCAATAATAGAGATTTGCTCGGCAATATTTTTAAGTTGCCTTATATTTCCGGGCCAGCGATAATTAAGCATCAGTTCTTGAGCGTTTTCTTCGATGGTTACAGACGGCATTTTGTATTTTTCAGCAAAATCAGCAGCAAATTTCCGGAAAAGCAATAAAATATCATCTTTTCTTTCACGTAATGGGGGAATAATAATGGGAACCGAACTTAAACGATAGTATAAATCTTCCCGGAATTTTCCATGATGTATGGCTTCGGAAACATTAACATTCGTGGCAGCAATAACTCTTACATCTGTTTTTAAAACCTTAGATGAGCCTACTTTTATGAATTCTCCTGATTCGAGTACTCTTAGAAGCCTTGCCTGGGTTGATAAAGGCATATCGGCAATTTCGTCAAGGAAAATTGTTCCTCCATTAACAACTTCAAAGTATCCCTTCCTGGCTTCGTGAGCTCCGGTAAATGAACCTTTCTCGTGTCCGAAAAGTTCAGAATCTATGGTACCTTCAGGAATGGCGCCGCAATTAACAGCAATGTAAGGTCCGTGTTTTCTTGAGCTTAACTGGTGTATAATCTGGGGAAATACTTCTTTCCCCGAGCCGCTTTCACCAGTAATCAAGACACTTAAGTCGGTAGGTGCTACCTGACGGGCAACATCTATGGCAAGATTCAATTGGGGTGAATTCCCGATAATCCCAAAACGTTGTTTAATAGATTGTACATCCATAAATCTAAAATAATTTTGTAAAATTACTTTAAATTAATAATTTGGCAAACTTTTGTCATGTTTTTTAAGACATTTTGTCACACATATTCTATCCCGGTTCTTTTAAGAATTTTTTAAATGACATTTTTATCTCTAAATAACTAAATTTGTATGCTTATAATATCAAAGATATTTTTATGACGGGTTTTTTCTTAATGGTAGATTTTAACTCTTCTGATAAAATTCCATTTGAATATCCTCAGACATCAGGAGAATTGATAAATAATTCATTGAAAGTTGACGAATCGTTCCTGAGCCACTATGTTCTGAATAAATTTACAAATGATAAAATTTGGTTTAGTAATGAACGGTATGTTATCGCTATGGATGGTGTAGTTTTTAATTTTAAAGAATTAAAAAACAAATATTCCATATCTGATAATGCAAACCTATTAATATTGCTATTTGAAAAATACGGAATTAGTTTCGTAAATGAACTTCGCGGAGAGTTTTGTGGAGTACTTTACAGTAAAGTGACAAAAACCTGGCATGTTTTTACCAATCATACAGGTTCAAAATGGGTTTATTACTATTACAATCAGAATAATTCATTGTTTATTGCTTCAACACAGGTAAAAAAAATTGTTGACTGCCTGTCTAACAACAATATTCAATATTCACTAGATGAGATTTCGGCATACAGCTTAATCACTTTCGGTTATATGATAAATGATGGGACTTTGATTTCGGAAATTAAAAAAATAAACCCAGGTACTATTTTGGTTGTTAATAAATCCGCCATAAGATCAAAACGATATTACGAACTGGATAATACTCCCAAATATTCCAATATTCCCTCAATTTGTGCCGAATTGCATGAACGTTTTAATTATGCTATCAGTCAGGAGTTTGAAAAGGATGATGAATATAGATATGCCCATTTGGGAACAATATCTGGTGGTTTGGATTCCAAAACGGTTATCTGGTATGCATGCCAGAATAATTATCGCTCGTTATTAATAAATATTTCTGAATCTGGATCTTTAGATGAAACTATTGCCAGAAAAATGGCAAGAGACATGAAGCTTGAACTGGTTTTTTATGCTCTTGACAATGGTGTATACTTATGCAATACAATCGATGATACTTTGAAAATAAGTGATGGAAATATTGTTTATTCTGGTATTGCACAAACATATAATTCTATGAAAAGATTGGATGTTAAGTCTCTAGGTCTATTACATACTGGTCAAATCGGTGATGCTGTATTAGGTAGTTTTTTAAAGACTAAGGCTCATGTTAAACCCTCTATCGAGGGAATAAAAAACTATAGTTATTCAAAAACATTATTGAATAAATTAACACCATATTTACAAAATCATGTAATAAGCAATTTTGAAAATGACGAAATACTAGGTTTTTATACCCGTGCTTTTAATGGAGCTTATGGCGGTTATAGGGCAATTGAAAGATTTACAGACTATTCATCACCCTTTATGCATATTGATTATTTGGATTACGCTCTGCAAATAAGTCCCAATCTTAGATATAAAAGAAAAATATATCTTGAATGGCTAAAACATCATGCAAGTGTGGTATATCATTATCCATGGACATCAAAAGCCGGGTTACCTGCATATTACCCAGATGTTTTCAGCAAAGCAATTAAAGGTATGAAATTAATAAAGTCCAAAATTTTCGGAATATCCCGGACATATTCTATGACACCTTTCGATTATTGGTGGAAAAAAAATGAAACGGTCAGGAATTTTTTTAATGATAAATTTCAATCATCCTTTATGCTTCTTGAAAATCATAAAGAGTTATATCAAGATTGCAGAAATTTGTTTGTTAATGGAAATTTAAATGAAAAAGCCAGCATTTTAACATTGCTCGAAGCAATAAAATATCATTATCTTATTAGGTAAATAACAAATTTTTTTGAGATTTTGTTTGAAGTTAAAAAAGTAATAAAAAAACCGGCAAAAGCCGGTTTTTTTATTCTGGTGTGTTATTTTACATCATTCCACCCATACCACCCATACCGGGATTCATCATAGGGGGTGGTGTATCTTCTTTTATGTCGCTGATAACACATGCAGTAGTTAAAAACATACCTGCAATGGAGGCTGCATTTTCAAGGGCTACAC
This window harbors:
- a CDS encoding sigma-54 dependent transcriptional regulator, producing MDVQSIKQRFGIIGNSPQLNLAIDVARQVAPTDLSVLITGESGSGKEVFPQIIHQLSSRKHGPYIAVNCGAIPEGTIDSELFGHEKGSFTGAHEARKGYFEVVNGGTIFLDEIADMPLSTQARLLRVLESGEFIKVGSSKVLKTDVRVIAATNVNVSEAIHHGKFREDLYYRLSSVPIIIPPLRERKDDILLLFRKFAADFAEKYKMPSVTIEENAQELMLNYRWPGNIRQLKNIAEQISIIEKQRKIDIETLTRYLPQVSSSKLPVLMKTQGDKMEISERDILYRVLFEMRKDITELKQLVAEIMKEDNIPVKMQDLKNQFLKDLEHDYIPIENKNSSLKINTPETYIAEPIQSPEIYEESLSIQDREVDLIKKALDKHRGKRKNAARELGISERTLYRKIKEYNIDN